From the genome of Populus trichocarpa isolate Nisqually-1 chromosome 15, P.trichocarpa_v4.1, whole genome shotgun sequence, one region includes:
- the LOC7454485 gene encoding protein DETOXIFICATION 24 isoform X1, which yields MDNSIQESLLVPEELSNVDLKTRIWTESKMIWKIAFPAMVARVTSFGMIVVTQAFLGHIGKLELAAYALLQSFIVRFINGILIGMSSATETLCGQAFGARHDHMMGIYLQRSWIVDGAAATILLPLVTFAAPIFRLLGQEEDVAIAAGNMSPWFIPYVYYLVFSLTIQMYLQAQLKNEVVGWFSAISFVLHILLSWIFVNKLELGTAGAMGALTISTWSLVIGLLVYIFGGWCPNTWKGFTKAAFADILPVVKLSISSGFMICLEIWYNSIIILAAGYMKNATTAISAFSICHNILAWEFMLSVGFLGAACVRVANELGRGNAKAAKFSIKIILSTSIVIGVVFWVLCLIFGEEISHFLTSDEEVAETVSSLVVLLAFSILLNSVQPVLTGVAVGAGVQSMVAFVNLGSYYIIGLPAGILLGYVVHLEVQGLWMGLLSGVVVQTLILSYIIWRTDWDEQVNKASERLRRWFLKSEKDSIESSTPA from the exons ATGGACAACTCAATACAAGAGAGTCTTCTTGTACCGGAAGAACTGAGCAATGTTGATCTGAAGACAAGAATTTGGACGGAATCTAAGATGATATGGAAGATTGCATTTCCTGCCATGGTGGCTAGAGTAACTTCATTTGGAATGATTGTGGTGACCCAAGCATTTCTAGGACACATTGGCAAGTTAGAGCTTGCTGCATACGCTCTCCTACAAAGTTTCATAGTGCGATTTATAAATGGCATTTTG ATTGGCATGTCTAGTGCAACCGAAACTTTGTGTGGACAAGCATTTGGAGCAAGACACGACCACATGATGGGAATTTACTTGCAACGATCATGGATTGTTGATGGTGCAGCTGCAACAATCTTGCTCCCTCTCGTCACTTTCGCAGCTCCTATTTTCAGACTACTTGGCCAAGAGGAGGATGTAGCAATAGCAGCGGGAAACATGTCTCCATGGTTCATTCCCTACGTCTATTATCTTGTGTTTAGCTTGACCATTCAAATGTACTTACAAGCTCAACTAAAAAACGAAGTTGTCGGGTGGTTTTCTGCTATTTCCTTTGTTCTTCATATCCTTCTGTCCTGGATATTTGTGAATAAACTTGAGTTAGGAACTGCTGGGGCCATGGGTGCATTGACCATATCTACATGGTCTTTGGTTATTGGATTGTTAGTGTACATCTTTGGAGGTTGGTGTCCAAATACATGGAAGGGATTTACAAAAGCTGCCTTTGCTGATATCCTGCCCGTAGTAAAGCTCTCCATATCATCCGGTTTCATGATTTG CTTAGAAATATGGTACAATTCAATTATAATCTTAGCTGCTGGATACATGAAGAATGCAACCACTGCAATATCTGCTTTCTCAATTTG CCACAACATCCTTGCATGGGAATTCATGCTTAGCGTTGGCTTTCTTGGCGCTGCATG CGTGAGGGTAGCAAATGAGTTGGGAAGGGGAAACGCTAAAGCTGCAAAATTTTCTATCAAGATTATCCTCAGTACATCAATAGTTATTGGAGTTGTGTTTTGGGTTCTGTGTTTAATCTTTGGTGAAGAAATTTCACACTTTCTTACAAGTGATGAAGAAGTTGCAGAAACTGTGTCAAGCCTTGTTGTGTTGCTTGCTTTCTCCATCTTACTTAATAGTGTTCAACCTGTACTCACAG GTGTGGCTGTTGGAGCTGGTGTGCAAAGTATGGTTGCATTTGTGAACTTGGGTAGCTATTATATAATTGGGCTACCTGCCGGGATTCTACTCGGATATGTGGTTCATCTTGAAGTTCAA GGTTTATGGATGGGATTATTGAGTGGAGTTGTAGTGCAAACGCTTATACTCTCCTACATTATCTGGAGGACTGATTGGGATGAGCAG GTGAACAAGGCATCTGAACGTCTTAGACGCTGGTTTTTAAAATCGGAGAAAGATTCCATTGAGAGCTCCACTCCTGCTTGA
- the LOC7454485 gene encoding protein DETOXIFICATION 24 isoform X2 → MSSATETLCGQAFGARHDHMMGIYLQRSWIVDGAAATILLPLVTFAAPIFRLLGQEEDVAIAAGNMSPWFIPYVYYLVFSLTIQMYLQAQLKNEVVGWFSAISFVLHILLSWIFVNKLELGTAGAMGALTISTWSLVIGLLVYIFGGWCPNTWKGFTKAAFADILPVVKLSISSGFMICLEIWYNSIIILAAGYMKNATTAISAFSICHNILAWEFMLSVGFLGAACVRVANELGRGNAKAAKFSIKIILSTSIVIGVVFWVLCLIFGEEISHFLTSDEEVAETVSSLVVLLAFSILLNSVQPVLTGVAVGAGVQSMVAFVNLGSYYIIGLPAGILLGYVVHLEVQGLWMGLLSGVVVQTLILSYIIWRTDWDEQVNKASERLRRWFLKSEKDSIESSTPA, encoded by the exons ATGTCTAGTGCAACCGAAACTTTGTGTGGACAAGCATTTGGAGCAAGACACGACCACATGATGGGAATTTACTTGCAACGATCATGGATTGTTGATGGTGCAGCTGCAACAATCTTGCTCCCTCTCGTCACTTTCGCAGCTCCTATTTTCAGACTACTTGGCCAAGAGGAGGATGTAGCAATAGCAGCGGGAAACATGTCTCCATGGTTCATTCCCTACGTCTATTATCTTGTGTTTAGCTTGACCATTCAAATGTACTTACAAGCTCAACTAAAAAACGAAGTTGTCGGGTGGTTTTCTGCTATTTCCTTTGTTCTTCATATCCTTCTGTCCTGGATATTTGTGAATAAACTTGAGTTAGGAACTGCTGGGGCCATGGGTGCATTGACCATATCTACATGGTCTTTGGTTATTGGATTGTTAGTGTACATCTTTGGAGGTTGGTGTCCAAATACATGGAAGGGATTTACAAAAGCTGCCTTTGCTGATATCCTGCCCGTAGTAAAGCTCTCCATATCATCCGGTTTCATGATTTG CTTAGAAATATGGTACAATTCAATTATAATCTTAGCTGCTGGATACATGAAGAATGCAACCACTGCAATATCTGCTTTCTCAATTTG CCACAACATCCTTGCATGGGAATTCATGCTTAGCGTTGGCTTTCTTGGCGCTGCATG CGTGAGGGTAGCAAATGAGTTGGGAAGGGGAAACGCTAAAGCTGCAAAATTTTCTATCAAGATTATCCTCAGTACATCAATAGTTATTGGAGTTGTGTTTTGGGTTCTGTGTTTAATCTTTGGTGAAGAAATTTCACACTTTCTTACAAGTGATGAAGAAGTTGCAGAAACTGTGTCAAGCCTTGTTGTGTTGCTTGCTTTCTCCATCTTACTTAATAGTGTTCAACCTGTACTCACAG GTGTGGCTGTTGGAGCTGGTGTGCAAAGTATGGTTGCATTTGTGAACTTGGGTAGCTATTATATAATTGGGCTACCTGCCGGGATTCTACTCGGATATGTGGTTCATCTTGAAGTTCAA GGTTTATGGATGGGATTATTGAGTGGAGTTGTAGTGCAAACGCTTATACTCTCCTACATTATCTGGAGGACTGATTGGGATGAGCAG GTGAACAAGGCATCTGAACGTCTTAGACGCTGGTTTTTAAAATCGGAGAAAGATTCCATTGAGAGCTCCACTCCTGCTTGA